A single genomic interval of Aureliella helgolandensis harbors:
- a CDS encoding GDSL-type esterase/lipase family protein — translation MRLPYRLILGGFLFGVFLQPALVSAQTAAIAESSSLQIPDTDEGLAGVGPLRRYDWFRNLWRQRRSTWATQVEQDQGAVVFLGDSITQGWGDDVGGSFSGMKVANRGISGDTTRGMLLRLQEDVLSLNPAAVVILMGTNDLEELATPEQVAENFSAIISALKAHRADMPIVVCEVFPSSESKKRSAENIKAVNALYRQAVHGDSQVTVVDTWTLFADAKGDAKEAEFPDLLHPNQIGYAKWAAALRPVLATLGLIETETVAFQPDSGFESLFNGHDLTGWCLLPTTQKQLKQRAGWKNSPPWPIVTERLDLSGETATPDGRYRAIHGRLVVTTPPEGRKIQQLWTTREFPEDFTLKLEFRATPNADSGVFVREPQLQCRDYLLAGPYKDLKNFREGEWNELVVVVRGNSAKCTCNGEVLEAEFKLPESGPIGLEGDRGQIEYRNLQIGPVE, via the coding sequence ATGCGTCTACCCTATCGATTGATTCTAGGTGGTTTCCTCTTTGGAGTCTTCCTGCAGCCTGCTCTTGTTTCGGCGCAAACGGCGGCGATTGCCGAATCGTCATCTCTGCAGATTCCTGACACGGACGAAGGGCTGGCTGGCGTGGGGCCGCTGCGGCGGTACGACTGGTTTCGGAATCTGTGGCGGCAGAGACGCTCGACCTGGGCAACCCAAGTCGAGCAGGATCAAGGTGCAGTGGTCTTCCTAGGCGATTCCATTACCCAGGGGTGGGGAGATGACGTTGGTGGCAGCTTTTCAGGGATGAAAGTTGCCAACCGTGGGATTAGCGGGGATACCACGCGGGGGATGCTGTTGCGTCTCCAAGAGGATGTGTTATCACTCAATCCTGCGGCCGTAGTCATCCTGATGGGGACCAACGATTTGGAAGAATTGGCGACACCGGAACAGGTCGCAGAGAATTTCTCAGCCATCATCTCAGCCCTCAAAGCTCATCGCGCAGACATGCCGATTGTCGTTTGCGAAGTGTTTCCTAGCTCGGAAAGCAAGAAACGCTCGGCGGAGAATATCAAAGCCGTCAATGCACTTTACCGGCAAGCAGTGCATGGGGATTCGCAAGTTACCGTGGTGGACACTTGGACGCTGTTTGCCGATGCCAAGGGAGATGCCAAGGAAGCTGAGTTCCCAGACTTGTTGCACCCCAATCAAATTGGCTATGCCAAGTGGGCGGCAGCTTTGCGTCCGGTGCTGGCAACGCTTGGCCTAATCGAAACCGAGACAGTCGCGTTCCAGCCCGATTCTGGATTTGAGAGTTTGTTCAACGGGCATGATCTAACGGGCTGGTGCTTGTTGCCGACTACCCAAAAGCAGCTCAAGCAACGAGCGGGGTGGAAGAATTCCCCGCCGTGGCCCATCGTTACGGAGCGTTTGGATCTTAGCGGAGAAACGGCGACACCCGATGGACGCTACCGAGCCATCCATGGCCGCCTGGTGGTGACTACGCCTCCCGAAGGACGGAAGATTCAGCAGCTGTGGACCACCCGGGAATTCCCCGAAGACTTTACCCTCAAGCTTGAATTCCGCGCGACGCCCAATGCGGATAGTGGTGTGTTTGTGCGCGAGCCTCAATTGCAATGTCGCGACTACTTGCTGGCGGGGCCCTACAAGGATCTCAAGAATTTTCGAGAAGGCGAGTGGAATGAACTGGTCGTAGTTGTCCGGGGTAATTCCGCCAAATGCACCTGCAACGGCGAGGTCCTCGAGGCTGAATTTAAGTTGCCAGAGTCCGGTCCCATCGGATTGGAAGGTGACCGAGGGCAGATTGAATACCGGAACCTGCAGATCGGACCGGTTGAATAG
- a CDS encoding sulfatase, with amino-acid sequence MSVFRLLILATICCSQYEIHGMERLPNVVLFLVDDLGWSDVGCYGSSFHETPNIDRLASQGTRFTQAYATCHVCSPSRASILTGKYPARLQLTDWLPGRKDFPFQRLQNVRSLQALPASEITLAELLRSCGYRTGHFGKWHLGESPNDPTQHGFDVRIPQWNKGWPKAGYYAPYAMEGLDRSDGAYLTDTLTEEAERFIESSGDQPFFLYLAHFAVHDPIEGRLDLVDKYQQRLARRAPSPKPSFLLEGNPDALVPLTRAQLDRRAANSDWEGFKVLPERTVKVKQHQDNAQFAAMVESIDQSLGRLLAKLESLELEDNTIIVFTSDNGGMSAANFGNPRRSISPANLDRAFSTSNLPLRGGKGWLYEGGIRIPMIIKSPHVALSQNVCEVPVISTDIYPTLAELTGIAAPPPVTDGISLAPLLTGETACSREALFWHFPHYSNHGMQSPGGAVRSGDFKLIEYFENHSVQLFNLKEDIGEQVDLSATQPEKVQELRNQLHNWRMEVAARMPPPNPSFVSQNTHPSD; translated from the coding sequence ATGTCAGTATTTCGGTTATTGATCCTAGCAACGATTTGCTGTTCGCAATATGAAATCCATGGGATGGAGCGTCTGCCGAACGTCGTTCTCTTCTTGGTCGACGACCTCGGCTGGAGCGATGTGGGGTGCTACGGCTCCAGCTTCCATGAAACTCCCAACATTGACCGTCTGGCCAGTCAGGGAACGCGATTCACGCAAGCCTACGCGACGTGCCATGTATGCTCTCCCAGTCGGGCTAGTATCTTGACCGGCAAGTATCCGGCGCGATTGCAGTTGACCGACTGGTTACCTGGTCGCAAAGACTTTCCCTTCCAACGCTTGCAGAACGTCCGCTCCCTTCAAGCGTTGCCAGCCAGCGAAATCACGCTTGCAGAACTACTCCGTTCCTGTGGCTATCGCACCGGTCACTTCGGAAAATGGCATTTGGGGGAATCCCCGAACGATCCGACACAACATGGCTTTGACGTGCGTATACCACAGTGGAACAAGGGATGGCCCAAAGCGGGGTACTACGCTCCCTACGCCATGGAGGGACTCGACCGATCGGACGGCGCCTACCTGACCGATACTCTTACAGAAGAAGCGGAACGATTCATCGAATCGAGCGGCGACCAACCCTTCTTCCTTTACCTCGCTCATTTTGCGGTCCACGATCCCATCGAAGGGCGACTGGATTTGGTCGACAAGTATCAGCAGCGACTTGCGCGACGTGCACCGTCTCCAAAGCCCTCATTTCTACTGGAAGGCAATCCCGACGCACTGGTCCCTCTAACGCGCGCACAGCTCGATCGACGAGCCGCGAACAGCGACTGGGAGGGCTTTAAAGTGCTCCCCGAGCGAACCGTGAAAGTCAAGCAACATCAAGACAATGCTCAATTCGCTGCCATGGTCGAGTCCATCGACCAGAGTTTAGGCAGACTGCTGGCAAAGCTGGAATCTCTCGAGCTGGAGGACAACACGATCATTGTGTTCACGTCCGACAACGGTGGCATGTCTGCCGCCAACTTCGGAAATCCTCGCAGAAGCATATCGCCTGCGAATCTAGATCGGGCATTCTCAACCTCCAATCTTCCCCTGAGGGGCGGAAAAGGCTGGTTGTACGAAGGAGGTATCCGAATCCCCATGATCATCAAATCACCTCACGTAGCGTTGAGCCAAAACGTCTGTGAGGTTCCAGTCATCAGTACCGACATCTACCCAACCCTTGCCGAGCTAACCGGTATCGCAGCTCCGCCCCCTGTCACTGATGGGATTAGCCTCGCTCCGCTTCTCACTGGAGAGACAGCCTGCTCCCGGGAAGCTCTTTTCTGGCATTTCCCTCACTACAGCAATCACGGCATGCAGAGCCCAGGTGGAGCAGTGCGTTCCGGAGATTTCAAACTCATTGAATACTTTGAAAATCATTCGGTGCAGTTATTCAACTTGAAGGAGGACATTGGTGAGCAGGTCGATCTCTCCGCGACTCAGCCTGAGAAGGTTCAGGAACTGAGAAACCAATTGCACAACTGGAGAATGGAAGTTGCGGCACGAATGCCGCCCCCCAACCCCAGTTTTGTCTCTCAAAATACGCATCCGTCAGACTAG
- a CDS encoding amidohydrolase family protein, with amino-acid sequence MKISSCVRLVASLIGVVGVMVSGCQESAREENGQGPQYVSQGPPGEVATVQPIDEAGPTLRLSEFAPATKLRTESHLLTHASQPVVDVHSHLWFRTKRTPEELDEFVKLMDRNHISVVISLDARLGDRIDEHLKLLWTDYKDRFAAFTNINWQGEGQEDDPASWDCQREDFAHRMVLGLEDAAARGISGVKVFKAFGLKYRNPDGSLIAIDDVRFDPIWEACGRLGLPILIHTADPSAFFDPIDSKNERIEELSRHPDWHFPADRFPRREELHAARERLFARHRGTTFIAAHLGNDGEDLKETARMLEEHPNVVVEFASRISELGRQPYTARDFLVAYQDRVLFGTDGPWPEARYHLYWRFLETRDEYFPYSEYPVPPQGFWQIYGVDLPPPVLEKIYHGNAARIIPGIRERLEKNTSSGEFGER; translated from the coding sequence TTGAAGATTTCTAGTTGTGTACGTCTGGTAGCGAGCCTTATTGGTGTGGTGGGCGTCATGGTGTCAGGTTGCCAAGAGAGCGCCCGCGAGGAAAACGGTCAGGGGCCGCAGTATGTCTCTCAGGGACCTCCAGGAGAAGTGGCTACGGTTCAGCCAATCGACGAAGCGGGGCCGACGCTTCGACTGAGTGAGTTCGCACCCGCTACCAAACTCCGCACCGAATCGCACTTGTTAACCCATGCTAGCCAGCCAGTGGTGGATGTGCACTCGCATTTGTGGTTTCGCACCAAACGCACCCCTGAGGAACTCGATGAATTCGTCAAGCTCATGGATCGCAATCATATTTCGGTCGTGATCAGTCTCGATGCGCGCTTGGGGGACCGTATTGATGAGCATTTGAAATTACTGTGGACCGACTACAAGGATCGCTTTGCTGCTTTCACCAATATTAATTGGCAGGGGGAGGGGCAGGAGGACGACCCCGCGAGTTGGGATTGTCAACGCGAGGATTTCGCACATCGAATGGTGCTGGGGCTCGAGGATGCAGCCGCGCGCGGTATCAGTGGAGTGAAAGTGTTCAAAGCATTTGGGCTCAAGTATCGCAATCCGGACGGGAGTCTGATCGCAATTGACGATGTTCGATTCGATCCGATCTGGGAGGCTTGCGGGCGACTTGGATTGCCAATCCTCATTCACACGGCCGACCCGAGTGCTTTTTTTGACCCGATCGACTCAAAAAATGAGCGAATCGAAGAGTTGTCGAGGCATCCCGACTGGCATTTTCCGGCGGATCGATTTCCCCGTCGTGAAGAGTTGCATGCGGCTCGTGAACGACTGTTCGCTCGGCACCGAGGAACCACGTTTATTGCAGCCCATTTGGGGAACGATGGAGAGGATCTGAAGGAAACGGCGCGGATGCTCGAGGAGCACCCGAATGTGGTGGTCGAGTTTGCTTCGCGCATTTCGGAACTCGGTCGCCAGCCCTACACGGCACGAGACTTTCTGGTTGCGTACCAAGACCGTGTCCTGTTCGGAACCGATGGGCCTTGGCCCGAGGCCCGCTACCATTTGTATTGGAGGTTCTTAGAGACTCGTGACGAGTATTTTCCGTACTCGGAATACCCGGTCCCTCCCCAGGGATTTTGGCAGATCTACGGTGTCGACCTGCCGCCGCCCGTGCTGGAGAAGATCTATCACGGGAACGCGGCGCGGATCATTCCGGGGATCCGCGAACGGCTCGAAAAGAATACTTCTTCTGGAGAGTTTGGCGAGCGTTAA
- a CDS encoding MFS transporter — MTRAESSATAPEQRRFERIVVLLLAAVQFTTIVDFMIVMPLGPQLMRTLEIGPAEFALIVSSYTFAAGVAGLIAAAVVDRFSRRAAFLFLFAGFLLGTLCCAFAPNYQALVVARIVTGGFGGILGGITMAIIGDVFPEERRGRATGSLMTGFALASVAGVPLGLVIGTNFGWHMPFIALAMGGLPVLGLAWYALPPLNSHVDQVQARPLRSLRDTFTHRDHLNAFALIVTLMISSFTVFPFLSPYLVSNVGMTEQQLPLVYIAGGLLTLFAAPIVGRLADQFGKLRVYRWVAPLSALMFLTITHLPEGRVLLAICVFGALMVCNVGRMIPAMAMVTSSVAPQRRGAFLSANSSIQHMASGIGAYGGGLLVTQAADGRIEHFGTIGWISAGATLLTIVLAGRVRIVVEEPISAEEICLEAAAEASVDAGEPLAGVH, encoded by the coding sequence ATGACGAGAGCTGAAAGCAGTGCGACGGCGCCCGAGCAGCGAAGGTTTGAACGCATCGTCGTGTTACTCTTAGCAGCGGTGCAATTCACCACCATCGTGGACTTTATGATTGTAATGCCCCTAGGGCCGCAACTCATGCGGACTCTGGAGATTGGTCCTGCCGAGTTCGCCCTGATTGTTTCTTCCTACACCTTTGCCGCTGGGGTGGCGGGTTTGATTGCCGCAGCGGTGGTCGATCGTTTCTCGCGCAGAGCCGCATTTTTGTTTCTTTTCGCTGGCTTCTTGCTGGGAACCCTGTGCTGTGCATTTGCACCGAACTACCAAGCCTTGGTCGTAGCTCGCATTGTGACTGGCGGATTTGGTGGAATTCTGGGCGGGATTACGATGGCCATCATCGGTGATGTTTTCCCCGAGGAGCGACGGGGGCGAGCCACCGGCTCCCTGATGACCGGATTCGCCTTGGCCTCCGTGGCGGGAGTTCCTTTGGGGCTGGTGATTGGGACCAATTTCGGTTGGCACATGCCCTTTATCGCTTTAGCCATGGGGGGCCTGCCTGTGCTGGGACTGGCGTGGTACGCACTTCCACCGCTGAACTCGCATGTCGATCAAGTCCAAGCCAGGCCGTTGCGTTCGCTGCGCGACACTTTCACGCACCGTGATCACCTGAATGCGTTCGCTCTGATTGTAACATTGATGATTAGCAGCTTTACCGTGTTTCCGTTTCTCAGCCCCTACTTGGTGAGTAACGTGGGAATGACCGAACAGCAATTGCCTTTAGTGTACATAGCGGGTGGCTTATTGACCTTGTTTGCCGCGCCAATCGTAGGCCGGCTGGCAGATCAATTTGGCAAGCTGAGAGTTTACCGCTGGGTTGCTCCGTTGTCTGCCTTGATGTTTCTTACGATCACGCACCTGCCCGAGGGGCGTGTGTTGCTTGCAATCTGTGTCTTCGGAGCGTTGATGGTTTGCAATGTGGGACGTATGATTCCCGCGATGGCCATGGTGACCAGTAGTGTCGCCCCTCAGCGTCGCGGAGCCTTCCTAAGCGCCAACTCTTCGATTCAGCACATGGCTAGTGGCATCGGTGCTTATGGCGGGGGATTGCTGGTCACGCAGGCAGCCGATGGGAGGATCGAGCATTTTGGCACTATTGGTTGGATCTCCGCTGGGGCGACCTTATTGACAATTGTGCTGGCTGGCAGAGTTCGAATCGTAGTGGAGGAACCGATTTCGGCTGAAGAGATTTGCTTGGAAGCGGCGGCCGAAGCGAGCGTGGATGCTGGCGAACCCTTGGCCGGAGTGCACTGA
- the panC gene encoding pantoate--beta-alanine ligase: MKIVETPTEAYAHTDHWRREGLRIGLIPTMGALHAGHLSLAERSRQECDITVVTIFVNPTQFGPQEDFGRYPRTLQEDLLQLKQLGVDMVFTPPRERMYPEGFSSSVQPPAIAEPLEGVRRPGHYQGVVTIVLKLFQIVPATIAYFGQKDYQQLAVIRHMANDLNVPIRIEGCETVREPDGLAMSSRNRYLSPEKRHAALGLWKALSHVKAEAANGQTAIATLEKQMETILYDAGVDRIDYARIVDRDSLADLTLLDRPAVALIAAHVGPTRLIDNLVLDD; encoded by the coding sequence GTGAAGATAGTCGAAACCCCCACCGAAGCCTATGCGCACACCGATCACTGGCGACGCGAGGGATTGCGTATCGGCCTGATTCCGACCATGGGTGCCCTGCATGCCGGACACCTGTCACTCGCCGAACGAAGCCGACAGGAGTGCGATATCACCGTCGTTACCATTTTCGTTAATCCCACCCAATTCGGTCCCCAGGAAGACTTCGGACGCTACCCGAGAACACTGCAGGAGGACTTGCTGCAACTCAAACAGCTAGGGGTCGACATGGTCTTCACTCCGCCGCGCGAGCGAATGTACCCCGAGGGATTCTCCAGCTCGGTCCAGCCCCCAGCCATCGCAGAACCACTGGAAGGGGTGCGTCGACCTGGACACTATCAGGGGGTCGTGACCATCGTCCTCAAACTATTTCAGATCGTCCCCGCAACGATCGCCTATTTCGGCCAGAAGGATTACCAACAATTGGCGGTGATTCGGCATATGGCTAATGACTTGAACGTCCCCATCCGTATCGAGGGCTGCGAGACGGTTCGGGAACCCGACGGATTGGCCATGAGCAGTCGGAATCGTTACCTGAGTCCCGAAAAACGGCATGCGGCACTCGGCTTATGGAAGGCCCTGTCGCACGTAAAGGCTGAGGCAGCAAACGGACAGACCGCCATCGCTACGCTGGAGAAGCAAATGGAAACCATCTTGTACGACGCTGGCGTCGACCGCATTGACTACGCCCGCATCGTCGATCGCGATAGCCTAGCGGATCTCACCCTACTCGACCGACCTGCCGTCGCTCTGATCGCCGCCCATGTTGGTCCCACTCGGCTCATCGACAACTTGGTCCTAGACGACTGA
- a CDS encoding nucleotide pyrophosphatase/phosphodiesterase family protein has protein sequence MSKVCVINVVGLTQKLVEHAPRIASVGKAHGWQSPYPAVTCTSQATMLTGLSPREHGIVGNGWYFRDTGEIRFWQQSNRLMAGEKLYEGVPTAKMFWWFNQGAPVTWFATPKPYYGSDGSKAFGILDKTECDLTTELGEFPFFSFWGPKAGLPSSDWIARASALVMRRKRPELTMVYLPHLDYDFQRLPIHDPERVREVDRCAGMVIDAAEDIGATPIVVSEYGLVPVSRPVEINRALRRAGLLEVRDGPFGETLMTMDSKAFAVVDHQLAHIYINDVRCTAEVRRIVEDLPGVASVVEPGELQLDHARSGELIALANDDAWFVYYYWLDDRRAPDFATSVDIHRKPGYDPCELFMTSPLRAAARLLQKKLGMRYRMDVIPLDPSLVKGSHGLRPSDSEGAVIVGPDAPTDMRDFKAYVRRLLASSKVGPTGRQP, from the coding sequence ATGAGTAAAGTTTGCGTAATCAATGTTGTGGGCTTGACGCAAAAATTGGTGGAGCATGCGCCGCGCATTGCCTCGGTGGGAAAGGCTCACGGCTGGCAAAGCCCCTACCCGGCGGTTACCTGTACGTCCCAGGCGACGATGTTAACTGGGCTCAGCCCACGGGAGCATGGTATCGTGGGCAACGGCTGGTATTTCCGCGACACGGGGGAGATTCGTTTTTGGCAACAGTCGAATCGCTTGATGGCGGGGGAGAAACTGTACGAAGGTGTACCGACTGCAAAAATGTTCTGGTGGTTCAATCAGGGGGCACCTGTCACGTGGTTTGCCACGCCCAAGCCCTACTATGGGAGCGATGGCTCCAAAGCGTTTGGGATTCTTGACAAGACGGAGTGTGATTTGACTACGGAGCTGGGCGAATTTCCCTTCTTCAGCTTTTGGGGGCCCAAGGCTGGCTTGCCGAGTTCGGACTGGATCGCCCGAGCTTCTGCACTGGTGATGCGCCGGAAGCGACCAGAATTGACGATGGTTTATCTTCCGCACCTCGACTACGATTTTCAGCGTCTACCGATTCATGACCCGGAGCGCGTGCGCGAGGTCGATCGATGTGCGGGGATGGTCATTGACGCTGCGGAGGATATAGGTGCGACTCCCATCGTGGTTTCCGAGTACGGTCTCGTGCCGGTTTCCAGGCCAGTTGAGATTAATCGAGCGCTGCGCCGCGCGGGTTTGCTGGAGGTGCGAGATGGGCCCTTTGGCGAAACACTGATGACGATGGATTCCAAAGCCTTTGCGGTGGTAGACCATCAGTTGGCTCATATCTACATCAACGATGTCCGGTGTACGGCCGAGGTACGGCGCATCGTGGAGGATTTGCCAGGTGTTGCATCCGTGGTGGAACCGGGGGAGCTTCAGCTCGATCACGCACGCAGTGGAGAGCTCATCGCCCTGGCAAACGACGACGCATGGTTCGTCTACTACTACTGGTTAGACGATCGGAGGGCACCCGATTTTGCGACATCCGTTGACATTCATCGCAAGCCAGGATACGACCCTTGCGAATTGTTCATGACCTCTCCGTTGCGGGCGGCGGCTCGGCTGCTGCAAAAGAAACTGGGGATGCGATACCGCATGGACGTTATTCCCCTCGACCCCAGCCTGGTAAAGGGGAGCCATGGTTTGCGTCCAAGTGATTCCGAGGGGGCAGTCATTGTCGGGCCAGATGCCCCGACAGACATGCGCGACTTTAAAGCTTATGTCCGTCGTCTACTTGCCAGCTCCAAAGTTGGCCCAACTGGCCGCCAACCGTGA